From the genome of Streptomyces ficellus:
GGCAACCTGATCCAGGACAAGTTCTTCCAGGGCCAGAACTGGCCGCTCGGTTCGGCGCTGACGATGCTGATGATGGCGGTGCTGTTCCTGGGGATGCTGGGCTACCTCCGGCGGGCCCGCAAGGACGAGGCGGGGGCGGTCCGATGACGCTCCGTACCGAGGGAGCCCGGCGGGCGCGCCGCGGCACCGACCGCAGGCCGCGGTTCGCCCTGGCCGTCACCGTCGCGTTCTTCGCGCTGCTGTACCTGCCGATCGGCGTGGTGGTGCTCTTCTCGTTCAACTCGCAGAAGTCGCTGACGGTCTTCAAGGACTTCAGTTCGCGCTGGTACGAGGCGTTCTTCCGGGACCAGTTGCTGCTGGACTCCCTCGGCATGAGCCTGCAGGTGTCCCTGGTGGCGACGGCCGGCTCGCTGGTCCTCGGTGTGGCGCTGGCACTGGGGCTGGTGCGGTCGCGGGACCGGCTGGGCTCGCTCGCCGGCCTGATCATGCTCATTCCGCTCATCACGCCGGAGATCGTCACCGGGGTCGCGGCGATGCTGCTGTTCAAGGGGATGGGGGTGCCGCTGTCCACCGGCACGGTGATGCTGGCGGAGATCACGTTCTCCATCTCGTACGTGACGGTGATCCTGCGCTCCCGGATCGCCGCGCTCAATCCGGAGGTGGAGGAGGCGGCGATGGACCTGGGCGCCACGCGCTGGCAGGCGTTGCGGCTGGTGACGCTGCCGGCGCTGCTGCCCAGCATCCTCGCGTCCGCCGTGCTGATCTTCGCCCTGGTCTTCGACGACTTCGTGCTGGCGTACTTCACCACGGGCGTCGATCCGCAGCCGCTGTCCGTGCGCATCTATTCGGCGATCCGCTTCGGCGTGCAGCCCACCATCAACGCGGTCGGCACCCTCATGCTGTTCGGTTCGATCGCCCTCATCGCCCTCGCGCTGTTCATCCCCAGGCTGTTCGGCCGGCGCGGCGGCATCGATCTCCTCTCCGGGAAGTGATACCCGTGACCACCACGACGACTTCGAAGGCGGCCGCGGCCGGTGCGGGCGGCGGCGCGCCCGCGGTGCGGCTGGACGACATCTGCAAGCGCTACGGCGACTCCCACGCCGTGCGGGACCTCAGTCTGGACATCGACGGCGGTGAGTTCTTCTCGCTCCTCGGGCCGTCGGGCTGCGGCAAGACGACCTCGCTGCGCATGATCGGCGGCTTCACCACCCCGACGCAGGGGCGGATCCTGCTGAACGGTGACGACGTCACGGGTCTGCCGCCGGACAGGCGCGACGTGAACACGGTGTTCCAGAGCTACGCCCTCTTCGACCACCTGTCGGTCGCCGACAACGTGGCCTTCGGGCTGAAGCGCAAGGGCGTGGGGCGGGCCGAGATACGTGAGCGGGTGGGCGCGATGCTGGAACGCGTCCAGCTGTCCGGCCTGGCCGGCCGCAAGCCCGCCACGCTGTCCGGCGGTCAGCGTCAGCGGGTGGCCCTGGCCCGGGCGCTGGTCAACCGGCCGCAGGTGCTGCTGCTGGACGAGCCGCTCGCCGCGCTCGACCTGAAACTGCGGCGGCAGATGCAGGTGGAGCTGAAGCAGATCCAGCGGGAGATCGGCATCACGTTCGTGTTCGTCACGCACGACCAGGACGAGGCACTGACCATGTCGGACCGGGTGTGCGTGATGAACGACGGTCACGTGCAGCAGTGCGGCACGCCCGAGGACGTGTACGAGCGGCCGTCCAACACCTTCGTCGCCTCGTTCATGGGCACCTCCAACCTGGTGCCGGGCACCTACCGGGCCGGCGAGGTGGTGATGGACGGGGGCCCGGCGCTGCCGGTGGGGCCGCGCGCGGGAGTCGGCGAGGGCAGCCGGGTGAGCGTCGCGATCCGGCCGGAGAAGATCTGGCTGTCCGACCTGACGGCGGACATGGCGCGGGTGACCGGGACGGTCAGGGAGACCGTGTACTCCGGTCCGACCACGACCTATCTGATCGAACTGACCCCCGGTGTCACGGTGTCGGTGCTGGAGCAGAACACCGACCGGTCCCGGATGGAGGACCGGTGGTGCGGTGGGGAGAGCGTCGAGATCGGCTGGCGCCCGGAGCACTGCCTGGTGCTGGACTGAGGCCCTGCCCGGCCCTCCGCACGCAGCACCGCCGCGCGCGCCCCTGTGGCCCGCGCCCTCAGAGAAGGAACGTGTCCCCATGCACCATGACGTGATCGTGCTCGGCGCCGGGCTGGCCGGGCTCGCGGCCGCCCGGGACCTCGCGGCGGGTGGCGCCGACGTGCTCGTCGTCGAGGCCCGCGACCGGGTCGGCGGCCGGGTCGAGCAGACCGCCCTGCCGGACGGCCGGCTCGTCCAGCTCGGCGGGGAGGTGGTGGGCCGGGCCCACACGGCCTACCTCCGGCTCGCCGGGGAGCTGGGCCTCACCCTCGTCCCCAGTTACGTCGCCGAGCCCGGCGCCATCGCCCGGGCGACCCCGGAGGGGGTCTCGGCCGGTGACCCGCCGCACTGGTTCGCCCCCGGCGACGACTCCTGCCACCGGCGGGTCACCGCGGCCTTCGCGGCGCTCGCCCGGACCGTCGACCCCGACGACCCCTGGCACCACCCGGACGCCGCCGCACTCGACCGGGTCGGCGTGGGCGACTGGCTGCGGTCCGAGGGCGCCACGCCCGGAGTCGTACGGCTGTGGGAGATCGGCCAACTCGCCCTGGCGAGCGGGTCGTACGAGCGGACCAGTCTGCTGTCCGCGCTGCGCAAGCACGCGGCGGTGCCCGGCGGAGCCGGCGACGGGGTGAGCGAGCACTACGACTACGAGGACTGGGAGGGGCTGCGGGTCGCCGAGGGGTCGGCGACCGTGGCCCTGCGCATGTCCGGTGAACTCGGCGACCGTGTCCGGCTGGGCGCCGTCGTCGAAGCCGTCGACGTCCGGCGCGGCGAGGGGTGCGCGGTGCGCCTGGCCGGCGGTGAGACCCTCGGCTGCGGTGCCGTGGTGAGCGCCCTGCCGGTGGGGCCGCTCCGGTCGGTGCGGGTCAGCGGGGTGTCCGACGAGCGGCTCGCCTCGCTGCACCGGCAGCGCCAGGCCGTCGCGGCGAAGTTCGTCGCCGCGTACGACAAGCCGTTCTGGCGCGCGTCGGGACACAACGGCCTCTCCGAGTGCGAGGGGGTGCTGGGCAGCACCTGGCCGCAGAACGAGGGCGTCCTGTCCGCCCTCGTGCCGCCCGAGCGCTACGGCACCCTGCTGGGCGTCCCGCCGGGACTCAGGGAGCGTGAACTGCTCGGTGACGTCGCCCGCCTCTACGGTGACGACGCGCACGCCCCCCTCCACACCTGGACGCGGATGTGGGGCACCGACCCGTGGACGCAGGGGTACGTGACGCAGTGGACGCCCGGCGACGTGACGGCGGTCGGCCCGCTGCACGGAACGCACGAGCCGCCGTTCTACGTGTGCGGCTCCGACCAGTGGGTCGCCGGCTACATGGAGGGCGCGGTGCGCACCGGGCGGGCCGCCGCGAAGGAGGCGCTGCGCCGTGGCTGAACGACTTCCGGAGGTGCTGAACCACATCGGTGGCCGGGACGCCCCCGCCACCACGGGCGCGACGATGCGGCTCGTCGATCCCGTCACCGGCCTCTCCCGCAGGTCCGCGCCCCTGTCCGGCGGCCCCGACGTCGACGCGGCGTGCGCGGCGGCGGCCGCGGCGTACGAGGGCTGGGCGGTGACGACGCCCGCCGAGCGGCAGCGGGCGCTGCTGCGCGTCGCCGACGCGATCGAGGACCGCGCGGACGAGCTGGTGGCGGCGGAGACCGCCGACACCGGCAAGCCCGCGGCGCTGTTCCGCGCGGACGAACTGCCCGCGATCACGGACACGGTACGGTTCTTCGCCGGCGCGGCGCGGAACCTGCCGGGGGCCGCGGCCGGCGAGTACACCGAGGGGCGCACCTCGATGCTGCGCCGGGAGCCGGTCGGTGTGTGCGCGCAGATCACGCCGTGGAACTACCCGCTGATGATGGCGGTGTGGAAGATCGCACCCGCGCTCGCGGCCGGCAACACCAGTGTGCTGAAGCCGGCGGACAGCACACCGTCGTCGGCCGCGCTGCTGGCCCGGATCGCGGCGGAGCACCTGCCGCCCGGTGTGCTGAACGTGGTGTGCGGCGACCGTGACACCGGCCGCGCGCTGGTCGGGCATCCGGCGGCCCGGCTGGTGGCGGTGACGGGCAGTGTGCGGGCGGGGCGTGAGATCGCCACGGCGGCCGCCGCCGACCTCAAGCGCGTCCACCTCGAACTCGGCGGCAACGCGCCGGTCGTCGTGCACGCCGACGCCGACGTGGCCGCCGCCGCGGAGCAGCTCGCTCGGGTCGCGTACTACAACGCGGGCCAGGACTGCACCGCGCCCACCCGTTTGCTGGTGCACCGTGACGTGCACGACGCGTTCGTCGACGCGTTCCGTGCCGAGGCCGCGGGGGTGCGCCCGGGCGTCGACTTCGGGCCGCTGAACAACGCCGGGCAGTTGGCGTCGGTGGAGGGGCTGCTGGCCCGTCTGCCCGCGCACGCCACGGTGGTGCTGGGAGGTACGGCGCCGGACGGGCCGGGGTTCTTCCACGGGGCCACGGTGGTCACCGGCGTACGGCAGGACGACGAGATCGTGCAGGAGGAGATCTTCGGCCCGGTGGTGACGGTCCAGGCGTTCGCCGACGAGGAGGAGGCGCTGCGGCTGGCGAACGACACGCGGTTCGGGCTCGCCGCCGGGGTGTGGACGGCCGACCACGACCGTGCCATGAGGGCGACGCGGGCGCTGCGCACGGGGATCGTGTGGGTGAACACCCACGGCACGACGGTGTCGGAGATGCCGCACGGCGGGGTGAAGCACTCCGGCTACGGCAGTGACCTGTCGATGGCGGGCCTGCTGGACTACACGCAGGTCAAGCATGTGATGTTGTGACCGGCGGGCGGCGAGGTGGGCCCTCGGCGCCGGGCCGCCGG
Proteins encoded in this window:
- a CDS encoding ABC transporter permease translates to MTLRTEGARRARRGTDRRPRFALAVTVAFFALLYLPIGVVVLFSFNSQKSLTVFKDFSSRWYEAFFRDQLLLDSLGMSLQVSLVATAGSLVLGVALALGLVRSRDRLGSLAGLIMLIPLITPEIVTGVAAMLLFKGMGVPLSTGTVMLAEITFSISYVTVILRSRIAALNPEVEEAAMDLGATRWQALRLVTLPALLPSILASAVLIFALVFDDFVLAYFTTGVDPQPLSVRIYSAIRFGVQPTINAVGTLMLFGSIALIALALFIPRLFGRRGGIDLLSGK
- a CDS encoding ABC transporter ATP-binding protein, coding for MTTTTTSKAAAAGAGGGAPAVRLDDICKRYGDSHAVRDLSLDIDGGEFFSLLGPSGCGKTTSLRMIGGFTTPTQGRILLNGDDVTGLPPDRRDVNTVFQSYALFDHLSVADNVAFGLKRKGVGRAEIRERVGAMLERVQLSGLAGRKPATLSGGQRQRVALARALVNRPQVLLLDEPLAALDLKLRRQMQVELKQIQREIGITFVFVTHDQDEALTMSDRVCVMNDGHVQQCGTPEDVYERPSNTFVASFMGTSNLVPGTYRAGEVVMDGGPALPVGPRAGVGEGSRVSVAIRPEKIWLSDLTADMARVTGTVRETVYSGPTTTYLIELTPGVTVSVLEQNTDRSRMEDRWCGGESVEIGWRPEHCLVLD
- a CDS encoding flavin monoamine oxidase family protein, producing the protein MHHDVIVLGAGLAGLAAARDLAAGGADVLVVEARDRVGGRVEQTALPDGRLVQLGGEVVGRAHTAYLRLAGELGLTLVPSYVAEPGAIARATPEGVSAGDPPHWFAPGDDSCHRRVTAAFAALARTVDPDDPWHHPDAAALDRVGVGDWLRSEGATPGVVRLWEIGQLALASGSYERTSLLSALRKHAAVPGGAGDGVSEHYDYEDWEGLRVAEGSATVALRMSGELGDRVRLGAVVEAVDVRRGEGCAVRLAGGETLGCGAVVSALPVGPLRSVRVSGVSDERLASLHRQRQAVAAKFVAAYDKPFWRASGHNGLSECEGVLGSTWPQNEGVLSALVPPERYGTLLGVPPGLRERELLGDVARLYGDDAHAPLHTWTRMWGTDPWTQGYVTQWTPGDVTAVGPLHGTHEPPFYVCGSDQWVAGYMEGAVRTGRAAAKEALRRG
- a CDS encoding aminobutyraldehyde dehydrogenase; this translates as MAERLPEVLNHIGGRDAPATTGATMRLVDPVTGLSRRSAPLSGGPDVDAACAAAAAAYEGWAVTTPAERQRALLRVADAIEDRADELVAAETADTGKPAALFRADELPAITDTVRFFAGAARNLPGAAAGEYTEGRTSMLRREPVGVCAQITPWNYPLMMAVWKIAPALAAGNTSVLKPADSTPSSAALLARIAAEHLPPGVLNVVCGDRDTGRALVGHPAARLVAVTGSVRAGREIATAAAADLKRVHLELGGNAPVVVHADADVAAAAEQLARVAYYNAGQDCTAPTRLLVHRDVHDAFVDAFRAEAAGVRPGVDFGPLNNAGQLASVEGLLARLPAHATVVLGGTAPDGPGFFHGATVVTGVRQDDEIVQEEIFGPVVTVQAFADEEEALRLANDTRFGLAAGVWTADHDRAMRATRALRTGIVWVNTHGTTVSEMPHGGVKHSGYGSDLSMAGLLDYTQVKHVML